The following is a genomic window from Chitinophaga caseinilytica.
AAGCTTTGGGAATTACTCGGCAAGGAATTGTCTGGCAGGCTCACCGAGAAAGAGCGGCCGGAGCTGGACATCCTGAAAAAACAGTTCCCCGAAGCCGTCAGGCAATACGAAATATTGGGTTCGTTGCAGTTCAGGAGCACCGAAACGCCTCCTGAAAGGAAAGAAGAACTGCTGGGCCGCATATTCGCCGCCGCCGGAGACCCGGCCGAAGAAATGCCGGCCGAAATGCCCCGCGCACGCCGCCTACGCAAACTTTGGCTCACCGCCGTTCCCCTCGCCGCCGCCCTCTGCGCCGGCGCCTGGTTCTGGATCGGGGATGGCACGTCGGAAGACAAAGGCTGGAGCACCGTGCAAACGCGCAAAGGCAGCAAATCGAAGCTCACCCTGCCAGACGGCACTGAGGTAGTCCTCAACGCCGGCAGCTCCCTATCGTACGCAGAAGGCTTCCGCAACGGGGCACGCGAAGTGCGCCTCAACGGAGAAGGATATTTCAAAGTGGCGCAAAACGCCGAGCATCCATTCATTGTAACCACCAATTCAGTCGTAGTACGCGTACTGGGCACGGAATTCAACCTCCAGGCGTACGATTCCGAATCAAAAACGGAAACCACCCTCATTTCGGGTAAAGTAGAAGTGACCGTGAAAAAAGAAGGGAAAAGCTATCTCCTGGAACCCCGGCAGAAACTGGCCGTAGTCAGCAATCCGCCGCCAGCCAAAACAGCCGCCCGGGTCGATCCCGCGCCGCCCAAAGTGACGCTCCTCGCCGCGGATACCGACCAGCAAGACAGCTCGCTTACCGCCGGCGCCTGGGTCGAAAACAGGCTCGTGTTCAACGACGAGCCCCTCGAAATCCTCGCGCGCCGCCTGGAACGATGGTACAACGTGGAAGTGGAAATCCAGGACGAAGCCCTCAAACAAACCCGCTTCACCGGCAGCGTAGAAAATGAACCGGTTTCGCAGATTCTGGAAATTCTGACCACGATCAAACCGATAAAATACAAAGTCACCGCGACCAAGATCATCATTTACTAACAAAAATTGCTAACAATGTACAGTTTACCACGTTCCACTTTCCAGCCTTCCTGACGCCCACCGTCTGGAAATAGAAACGGGAAATGCGCCAACATTCCCCGTTCAGTAAGTATGCAGGAAATCCGTCTGCTTTGGATTTCAACGGGTTTCCTATTGCCTTGACTTAACAATCAAATCTATGAAATTATTTACAAAACACGCTGCCAACAGGCAGTGGCATCAACTATTGCTGATCATGAAGATGAGTTTTGTGCTGACCTGCCTTTTCCTGCAGGTACATGCCGGCGTCTATTCGCAAAAACGTATCAGCGTGCAGGCCGACAAGCTGCCGGTGAGCCAGGTGCTCGCCATGATCGAGATGAAAACGTCGTACCGTTTTTTCTATAACAGCGATGAGCTCCGCAAACTCCCGCCGGTATCGCTTAACGTGACCAACAGCAACCTGGCAGACGTGATGTCGCTCGTGCTCGCCAGCCACATGCGCTACCGCGTGATGGACGACCGACTGGTGGTGCTCGGCAACGATATCGAAAACAAGCAGTTCAAGCGCCTGACCGGTAAGCTGACAGACAGCAAGGGCGGCCCCGTTCCCGGCGCCACCATCGTCATCAAAGGCACCACCAAAGGCGTGGCCAGCGATGCCGAAGGGCGCTTCGAAATAGAAGTGAACAACGGCGATGTGCTCGTGATCAGCATGATGGGCTTCAAAAAGCAGGAAATACCGGTAGCGGGCAAAGATCAGCTCGACATCGTCCTGGAAGCCGATGTAGCCGGTTTGCAGGAAGTGCTGGTGGTCGGATATGGTACCCAGAAAAAAGCGAACCTCACCGGCGCCGTGGCCTCCGTGGGCGGCGAAGTGCTGGAAAGCCGTCCGCTCGTGAACCTGGCCCAGGGGCTCCAGGGCGTAGTGCCGAACCTGAACGTGAACATGAACAACGGCGCCCCCGGCCGGGGAGCCACTTTCAATATCCGCGGCGCCGGCTCCATCACATCCGGCAACGACGCGCCGCTTGTGCTGGTAGACGGCGTAGTGATGGACCCCAACCTCATCAACCCGGCAGACGTACAGAACGTTACCGTGCTCAAAGACGCGGGCTCCGCCGCCATCTACGGCTCCCGTGCCGCCAACGGCGTGATCCTCATCACCACCAAGAACCCCAACAAACATCAGCCCATGCGGCTGTCTGTCAACAGTACCTACTCCTTCAACCGCCCTACTTACATGCCGAAATATATCAACTCCGTTGATTATATCCGCATGTTCCGCGAGGCAGACAGGACCGGCGCCGACGGCGGCAGAACTTCTTCGGAACCCTTTACGGCGGAGGATTCCATCCGCGCCGCGGAATATTATAATAATCCCGCCAACACTTCGCCCGTATACGTAGATCCCAACAACCCGAATAAATACCGCTATGTAGGCAATACCAACTGGCTGGATGAGCTCTATCCCGGTTGGGCGCCCATGTGGGACAATTCCTTCTCCCTCAGCGGCGGTTCCGGGAAAATCTCCTACGTGGCCAGCCTGGGATATCTCAAGCAGGACGGGCTTATCGAAGCGGCCGATCAGCGGTACAAACGCTACAACGCATCGCTGCGCCTCAACGCCGAAGCCACTTCCTGGCTCGATCTGAATTTCAAAGCGGCCCTGAACCGGTCCGATTTCAATACGCCGAACGCCACGCAGTTCGCGGAAAGCAATGTGAACGATTTCGCGTTTATTTCCAGTGACCTCCGTCCCATCATGCCCGTTAAACACCCCGACGGGAACTGGGCAGGACAGGGCAGCTTCACGAACCCTTTCGCCGTGATGGCCGAAAACGGGCGCGTTAAAGAAAACAAAACCGATATCTGGCTCACCGGCGGGTTTACCGTAAAACTGCTCCGCAACCTCCGCATCGTCGGCGATCTGACCTGGAACAATTACGGCGCGGGCAGAAGCATCCACTACAAAGCGTTCAAGGAATATGGGGTAGACGGAAGGCTGATCGGCACCTATCCCTGGACGAACCCCGACCGCCTCATCCGCCGGGCTTCCAACGACGGGTATCATGCCATCAATATCTATTCGGAATACTTCACCACTTTCGCGCGTAACCACAACCTGAAGCTCATGGCGGGTTACAACGAAGAGCTGAAACAGAATCTCTCGTTCAGCGCCACCGGCCGCAACCTCCTCGATCCTACGATGGAAAGCCTCACGCCGAACAACGATCCTACCGCCACGTCGCAATCCGTCGCCAACTCGATCTCCGAATGGGCCGTTCGCGGTGGTTTCTTCCGCGCCAATTACGATTTCAAGGAAAAATATTTGTTACAGTTGACGGGCCGATACGACGGAACTTCCCGCTACGCCCGCGGCAAGCGGAACGTGTTCTCGCCTTCGGTATCTGCCGCCTGGCGCGTGTCTGAAGAGAATTTCTTCGCCGGTGCGAAAAGCTGGGTGAACGATCTGAAGCTGCGCGCTTCCTACGGCATGCTGCCCAACCAGCTGAGCGACAACCCGTATCCCTACATCACCTTCATGCCCACCGGCACCACCGGCTACCTGTTCGGCAACAATCCCGGTGTAATTGTGGGCGCCCCGGCACTGGTAAGCGCGGATTTTACCTGGGAAAAAGTAACGACGCTGAACTTCGGGCTGGACCTCACTGCGCTCAACGACCGGCTCACCCTCGGTTTCGATATCTACCGCCGCAAAACGACGGACATGATCACCGCAGGCCGCCTGCTGCCCGCCATCCTCGGCACCAGCTCTCCCGCACGCAACTCGGCTGACCTGATGAACAGGGGATGGGAACTGGCGATCGGTTGGAAAGACAAGATCGGAAGCGATGTGCGGTATAATGTATCGCTCGTGCTGGCCGACAACCAGGCAGAAATCACCCGTTACGAAAACAATCCTACCGGCAACATCGGCGATCATTACGTGGGCAAGAAATGGAACGAGATCTGGGGGCTGGAGACCGACGGATTCTTTACATCCAACGAAGAAGCGGCGGCAACCGACCAAACGCAGATCTGGGCCGGTAAATGGCTCGCCGGCGATATCCGTTACAGAGACCTGAACGGCGATAAAAAGATCACCCGCGGCAGCAGCACCTTGTCTGACCCCGGCGATCAGAAGATCATCGGCAACACGACTCCCCGTTATACCTACGGCGTGAACCTCGGCATCGAATACAAGGGTTTCGACTTCACCGCGTTCTTCCAGGGCGTAGGCAAGCGCGACTGGATGCCGGGTGGTAACTATTTCTGGGGATTTGCGAGCGAATGGGCCGTGCCGATGGAGTACCATACCAATTACTGGCGCCCCGACAATACCAATGCCTATTATCCCCGCCTGCGCTTCGAAGGCGGCGGCAATTTCCAGGCGCAGTCCAAATACCTGCAGAACGCGGCTTACGCCCGGTTGAAGCAGCTGACGCTGGGCTACACCCTGCCGGCGGAATGGCTGCGCGTGGCGAAAATCCAGCGCCTGCGCGTTTTCGCTACCGGACAGAACCTGTTTACCATCACCAAAATGCACAAAGCGTTCGACCCCGAACTGCTGGGGGCCGACAGCTACCCGCTGAGCCGCACCATCTCGTTCGGTCTGCAACTGGGCCTGTAACCGCATTCGAATCCGTTGATCTAAAAACAGTATGAAATGAAAAAAACGCGCATCATATCAATCGCCATGCTCGCCCTCGTATTCGGCGCAGCCTGCAAAAAGGATTTGCTCGACCGCCTGCCGCAAGACCGGCTTAGCGACGCCACTTTCTTCAAGAATGAAAACGACCTGAAAATATACGCCAACCGTTTCTACACGCTCGTTCCGTTCCAGGGCCATACCGGCGATGTGGGGTCAGACAACTTCGTGCCCCGCGACCGTAATGCCTTCCTCGCCGGAACATACACCGTTCCCAATACAGGCGGTGGCTGGACGTGGACCAACGAGCGCGAAGCCAATTATTTCCTCGCGCGGTACGAGCGTGCCGACGCTTCGGCGCAGGTAAAGGCCAAATATGCCGGCGAAGTGAAATTCTTCCGCGCGTTCACCTGGTGGCGTAAAGTGGTGCAGTTCGGGGATGTGACCTGGTTCGGGAAAGACCTGAACGAGAATTCTCCCGAGCTCTTCGCCCCGAGAACGCCCCGCGCCGTGGTGATGGACACCGTGCTCAAAGACCTCAATTACGCCGTGGCCAACCTGCCCGTGCCCGCCAGCGCAGAGCAAGACCGCATCAACAAGGATATCGCCAATGCGATGAAGGCCCGCATCTGCCTGTGGGAAGGTACTTACCGCAAATACCGCGGCCTGGCCGGTGCCGACGCATGGCTCCGCGAAGCCGCCACCGCCGCCGAAGCCGTGATCAACAGCGGCAACTACGCCATCTACACCTCCGGCACTCCCGCAAAAGATTACGTGAACCTGTTCATCCAGGAAGAACTGCGCGGGAACAAGGAAGCGGTGTGGGCACGGAGGTTCGTCAAAGACCAGTCGATGCACAACACCACCCGCCAGATCGCCGACGTATGGCCCAGCTTCAGTAAGGATTTCGTGGAATCGATCCTGTGCGACGACGGGCTGCCGATCGGCCTGAGCCCGCGGTACCAGGGAGATGATACCCCCGATAAAGAGCGCACCAACCGCGATCCGCGATACACCCAGCTCATCGTTACCCGCGATTATGTGGTGACGCAGAATGCAGACGGCTCGGCCGACAAGATCACCCTTCCCCGCATCCCCGCCGTTACCACCGGTTACGCCAGCGCGAAGTACAAAAGCCCGGACCCCGTGCAGTGGGTCGCCAATCAATCCACCCTCGACCTCTTCCTCATCCGGTACGCAGAAACGCTGCTGATCTACGCAGAAGCCAAAGCGGAACTGGGCGAAGCTTCGCAGGCGATTATCGATCAAACCATCAATAAAATCCGCGACCGCGTAGGCATGCCGCATATGATCATCGCCGCACTGGTGAAGGACCCGAACTCCACTTTCCCCGCACTGGGCGTGCTGCTCGACGAAATCCGCCGCGAGCGCCGCATCGAGCTGGCACAGGAGAACTTCCGGTTCGACGATATCATCCGCTGGAAAGCCGGGTCGCTCATCAACAACCCGAAAACCATCGTGGGCATGAAACTGACCGCCGCACTGCGCGCGCAATATCCCGCATCGCAGGTAGCAGGCATCCAGGTGGATGCAGACGATCACATCCGCGTGTATACAGACATCCCGAACCGAACCTGGAACGATAAATTGTACCTCTATCCGCTGCCGCTGCAGGAAATGAACCTCAACCCGCAGCTGAAACCGCAGAACCCGGGATGGTAGTATGTATGAAAGGAAAGTAATTAAAACGACGAAGGGGGCTTTGGCCCCCTTTTTCATGCCCTAGATCCGCGGCACCTTGTTCCTGAATTTCTGCTGGATGACCTCCTGCACGGGGATGCCCTCGATCTTGCTTTCGAGCCAGCTCACGATGTCGAGATACAGATAGCTGCGGCGTTCGTAAGGGTTTTTCGCGATGATCTCCAGTTTGCCTTTCAGGTCGCGGAAAGCCGTGCGCAGCGCGCGGGGATTGGCGTACATGTTTTTGCGGAGGAACTTCAGGATTTCCTCCATCACCTGGCTAAGGTCTTTGTTCTTGGCGATGAAGTGATACACCGATTTGATGAGATATTCCACCAGGCTGTAGTTCTCCAGCTCGTAATGCGCGATCAGGTGCAGGATCCGCGCGAAGCACTGGATATCCGCCCGGAGGTTCCCGATCTTCAGCTGGATGATCTTATTGAGATAAATGATGGCATTGTCGTTATCGCCGCTGCCGAAATACAAACACGCGATCTTATAGTAGAAAACAAGCACGCGATGCTGGTCTACCGTCAACTGATGCTCGCTGATCTTTTCCTCTACTTCCTCCACCAGCTTGAGCCCTTCCGAAAAAGTGCCGTCGAGGAAGTGGCGGTTGACCTTGCCGGTATACAGATACACGAACGCATTGGTACGCGTGTTCTCGTTGAGGCTTTCCTCTTTTTCGGTGATGAAATTTTCCATCTCCTGGAGCACTTCGGTGAACTTGTCGTGGTTCATGGTATGGAAGTGCGCCGTCAGCAGGTTATGCATGGCCTTGATGTACAAATCCATGTCCGTATCCTTCAGTGCGGGATATTCGCTGAAAAGGTCCACCCATTTCTGCGTGTACCGGTAATACATGACGAAGTCCTGCAGGATATAGTAATACCAGCAATACGCCTGGTAGAGGTAGATGCGCTCGTAAAAACTCATCTGCTGCTGCTGGACGGGCGGGAGGTTGGTGTCGAAGAACGACTTGAGCATGAGGGTATCTTTCTCGTCGCGCGCGTGGCCGAGTTTGAGATAAAGCCCGTACATGCGGAGTGCCAGGGTAGAGAGGCGCGATACGTTGTTGAGCTGCTCGTTGATGAGGCGGCTTTCTTCAGACAGTTCCTCCGCGCGGTTGTCGAGGCTGCGGGTGATGTGCCGGGTTTCGATGAGTTTTTCGAACTCCACGATCTCGAAGTACAGCATCACTTCTTCCTGCTCGCGGGCAGAAACTTTCGCTTTGGCGAGGATTTTCAGGCTTTGATTGTATAAACCCTTGTTATACAATACCCTGGCGTAATCCAGCTGCTCCCGCAGCTCGATGAGCGCATCCTTCGTTTTGTAAAGCAACCGCAGGGTGGTGAGGAGATGTTTGTACAGATGTGCCTTGATATTGCTCAGCTGCTGCTTCTTGATGTCGGGCACACGGCGGAGGATCTGCTCGTCGTCGTACTCCTTCATCTTGTCGAGCGCATTGAACAACTGTATGAAAAGTACGTCTTCTTTCGTATTGTCCCGGTTAAAAGCCAGCTGGAAGTTCCTTTTTTCTGCTTTAGTGAGCGTTTTTATGAGTATGAACAAGGCGTCGTTCTGCGTGTTGGACATCGTTGTTATTGGATTATAATAATTTGACTTTCAATAAGTTAATGGCCTCAGGTGACAGTTGCTAATCGTAATATTGACAAATTTAACGAACTGAGGTTTAAAAGTGTCAATTAGATTTGAAGATGTAAAGTGATAGGAAAAGCAAATATAAGGGTTTGAAGATAAATGCATATTGAGGGTTAATATTTAACATATAATTGTCAAGATGCATGTATTGATACCCGGTTTATAAAGTCAAATTCGCATGGGGAAAACATTATTCGACAAGATTTGGGACAGCCACATTGTGGCGAGCCGGCCGGGCCATCCGGACGCGGTCTACATCAACACGCATTTCATACATGAAGTAACGAGCCCCCAGGCGTTCGACGGATTGCGGAAGCGGGGCGTTCCCGTGTTCCGTCCGGCAAAAACGCGGGCCACGGCAGACCATAACGTTCCCACCCTCGATCAGCACCTGCCCATCAAGGAAGCCCTGAGCCGCAAGCAGGTGGAAATGCTC
Proteins encoded in this region:
- a CDS encoding FecR family protein — its product is MEQEQKLWELLGKELSGRLTEKERPELDILKKQFPEAVRQYEILGSLQFRSTETPPERKEELLGRIFAAAGDPAEEMPAEMPRARRLRKLWLTAVPLAAALCAGAWFWIGDGTSEDKGWSTVQTRKGSKSKLTLPDGTEVVLNAGSSLSYAEGFRNGAREVRLNGEGYFKVAQNAEHPFIVTTNSVVVRVLGTEFNLQAYDSESKTETTLISGKVEVTVKKEGKSYLLEPRQKLAVVSNPPPAKTAARVDPAPPKVTLLAADTDQQDSSLTAGAWVENRLVFNDEPLEILARRLERWYNVEVEIQDEALKQTRFTGSVENEPVSQILEILTTIKPIKYKVTATKIIIY
- a CDS encoding TonB-dependent receptor gives rise to the protein MKLFTKHAANRQWHQLLLIMKMSFVLTCLFLQVHAGVYSQKRISVQADKLPVSQVLAMIEMKTSYRFFYNSDELRKLPPVSLNVTNSNLADVMSLVLASHMRYRVMDDRLVVLGNDIENKQFKRLTGKLTDSKGGPVPGATIVIKGTTKGVASDAEGRFEIEVNNGDVLVISMMGFKKQEIPVAGKDQLDIVLEADVAGLQEVLVVGYGTQKKANLTGAVASVGGEVLESRPLVNLAQGLQGVVPNLNVNMNNGAPGRGATFNIRGAGSITSGNDAPLVLVDGVVMDPNLINPADVQNVTVLKDAGSAAIYGSRAANGVILITTKNPNKHQPMRLSVNSTYSFNRPTYMPKYINSVDYIRMFREADRTGADGGRTSSEPFTAEDSIRAAEYYNNPANTSPVYVDPNNPNKYRYVGNTNWLDELYPGWAPMWDNSFSLSGGSGKISYVASLGYLKQDGLIEAADQRYKRYNASLRLNAEATSWLDLNFKAALNRSDFNTPNATQFAESNVNDFAFISSDLRPIMPVKHPDGNWAGQGSFTNPFAVMAENGRVKENKTDIWLTGGFTVKLLRNLRIVGDLTWNNYGAGRSIHYKAFKEYGVDGRLIGTYPWTNPDRLIRRASNDGYHAINIYSEYFTTFARNHNLKLMAGYNEELKQNLSFSATGRNLLDPTMESLTPNNDPTATSQSVANSISEWAVRGGFFRANYDFKEKYLLQLTGRYDGTSRYARGKRNVFSPSVSAAWRVSEENFFAGAKSWVNDLKLRASYGMLPNQLSDNPYPYITFMPTGTTGYLFGNNPGVIVGAPALVSADFTWEKVTTLNFGLDLTALNDRLTLGFDIYRRKTTDMITAGRLLPAILGTSSPARNSADLMNRGWELAIGWKDKIGSDVRYNVSLVLADNQAEITRYENNPTGNIGDHYVGKKWNEIWGLETDGFFTSNEEAAATDQTQIWAGKWLAGDIRYRDLNGDKKITRGSSTLSDPGDQKIIGNTTPRYTYGVNLGIEYKGFDFTAFFQGVGKRDWMPGGNYFWGFASEWAVPMEYHTNYWRPDNTNAYYPRLRFEGGGNFQAQSKYLQNAAYARLKQLTLGYTLPAEWLRVAKIQRLRVFATGQNLFTITKMHKAFDPELLGADSYPLSRTISFGLQLGL
- a CDS encoding RagB/SusD family nutrient uptake outer membrane protein codes for the protein MKKTRIISIAMLALVFGAACKKDLLDRLPQDRLSDATFFKNENDLKIYANRFYTLVPFQGHTGDVGSDNFVPRDRNAFLAGTYTVPNTGGGWTWTNEREANYFLARYERADASAQVKAKYAGEVKFFRAFTWWRKVVQFGDVTWFGKDLNENSPELFAPRTPRAVVMDTVLKDLNYAVANLPVPASAEQDRINKDIANAMKARICLWEGTYRKYRGLAGADAWLREAATAAEAVINSGNYAIYTSGTPAKDYVNLFIQEELRGNKEAVWARRFVKDQSMHNTTRQIADVWPSFSKDFVESILCDDGLPIGLSPRYQGDDTPDKERTNRDPRYTQLIVTRDYVVTQNADGSADKITLPRIPAVTTGYASAKYKSPDPVQWVANQSTLDLFLIRYAETLLIYAEAKAELGEASQAIIDQTINKIRDRVGMPHMIIAALVKDPNSTFPALGVLLDEIRRERRIELAQENFRFDDIIRWKAGSLINNPKTIVGMKLTAALRAQYPASQVAGIQVDADDHIRVYTDIPNRTWNDKLYLYPLPLQEMNLNPQLKPQNPGW